Proteins encoded by one window of Streptomyces sp. LX-29:
- a CDS encoding UvrD-helicase domain-containing protein has translation MATLGIHKDFLLEFAKLEKPVQKRVYEVFDKFREHRHAGLHLEKLERPRDPRIRTIRITRFMRGVVLAPETGDSYLLLKVMPHDDAIDWALSHRATVNSATQGIELRDDIALEQATAHVRRVVPAADTRLFSHVPDKELTRLGIDPDLLPLVRNLGDETHLDALRKILPEQQYDVLAGLAAGLTPEEVWRESIAVHAEHAQPEQPHGREQDGLAAAMARSQGRIALLSGPDELLDMLSRPFDAWRVFLHPSQQRIAYRPSYKGPARVTGGPGTGKTVVALHRALHLARRLPADAPDGAILLTTYTRDLAADLRRNLELLIPDEAIMAKIRVVNVDALANQIVREEHGSQLTILTGQKEIHFRWNRIAHHLGIEFTDAFLDQEWRQVVLAQDLRSPEAYLKASRAGRGAALSPLRRAQVWRAVEAFTRELRQAKEWTFLQVCAEAARLLEPRTDRPFRHVVVDEAQDLHPVQWRMLRALVAPGPDDLFIAGDTHQRIYGNKVSLRNLGVNVSGRSHRLRINYRTTHEILQWSTALLSGESPDDMDGGVESLAGFRSVLRGALPQLEGAGSRTEEITELTARITQWMNGGLEPGEIGVAVRYLQLGREVAQALERAGIPVSVLGTSREGGDGVRIGTMHRMKGLEFRCVAVAGVSDGVVPLAAALAPKEVDAQQYRDDVLGELNLLFVACTRAREELRVSWHGAPSPFLAI, from the coding sequence ATGGCGACACTGGGAATCCACAAGGACTTCCTCCTGGAGTTCGCCAAGCTGGAGAAACCCGTCCAGAAGCGGGTGTACGAGGTCTTCGACAAGTTCCGCGAGCACCGGCACGCCGGGCTTCACCTGGAGAAGCTGGAGAGGCCCCGAGACCCCAGGATCCGCACCATCCGCATCACCAGGTTCATGCGGGGGGTCGTTCTCGCACCGGAGACCGGTGACAGCTACCTGCTCCTCAAGGTCATGCCGCACGACGACGCCATCGACTGGGCTCTGAGTCACCGTGCCACGGTCAACTCGGCGACTCAGGGCATCGAACTGCGCGACGACATCGCGCTGGAGCAGGCAACCGCACACGTGCGCCGGGTCGTACCCGCCGCGGACACACGCCTCTTCTCACACGTCCCAGACAAGGAACTGACCCGCCTCGGCATCGACCCGGACTTGCTCCCGCTGGTCCGGAACCTCGGCGACGAGACCCACCTCGACGCTCTGCGCAAGATCCTCCCGGAACAGCAGTACGACGTCCTCGCCGGCCTGGCCGCCGGGCTGACGCCGGAGGAGGTCTGGCGGGAATCCATCGCGGTCCACGCGGAGCACGCCCAGCCCGAGCAGCCGCACGGCCGGGAGCAGGACGGGCTCGCCGCCGCGATGGCGCGCTCGCAGGGCCGTATCGCGCTCCTGTCCGGACCCGACGAGCTGCTGGACATGCTTTCCCGGCCGTTCGACGCCTGGAGGGTGTTCCTGCACCCCAGCCAGCAGCGGATTGCCTACCGGCCCTCGTACAAGGGGCCGGCCCGGGTGACCGGCGGGCCCGGCACCGGAAAGACGGTGGTCGCCCTGCACCGCGCCCTCCACCTGGCCCGCCGGCTGCCCGCCGACGCCCCGGACGGGGCGATCCTGCTCACGACCTACACCAGGGATCTGGCAGCCGACCTGCGACGAAATCTCGAACTGCTCATCCCCGACGAGGCGATCATGGCGAAGATCCGCGTCGTCAACGTCGATGCATTGGCCAACCAGATCGTGCGCGAGGAGCACGGCAGTCAGCTCACCATCCTGACCGGCCAGAAGGAGATCCACTTCCGCTGGAACCGGATCGCCCACCACCTCGGCATCGAGTTCACCGACGCCTTCCTCGACCAGGAATGGCGGCAGGTCGTCCTCGCCCAGGACCTGCGCTCGCCCGAGGCCTACCTCAAGGCGTCGCGCGCCGGCAGGGGCGCTGCGCTGAGCCCGCTGCGGCGCGCGCAGGTCTGGCGTGCGGTGGAGGCGTTCACCCGGGAACTCCGCCAGGCCAAGGAGTGGACCTTCCTCCAGGTGTGCGCGGAGGCGGCCCGGCTGTTGGAACCGCGCACCGACCGCCCGTTCCGCCATGTGGTGGTCGACGAGGCGCAGGACCTGCACCCCGTGCAGTGGCGCATGCTCAGGGCGCTGGTTGCCCCCGGGCCCGACGACCTGTTCATCGCCGGCGACACGCACCAGCGCATATACGGGAACAAGGTGTCCCTGCGCAATCTGGGCGTCAACGTCAGCGGAAGGTCTCATCGGCTGCGCATCAACTACCGCACCACGCATGAGATCCTCCAGTGGTCCACGGCGCTGCTCAGCGGCGAAAGCCCGGACGACATGGACGGAGGAGTCGAGTCCCTCGCGGGCTTCCGGTCCGTGCTGCGCGGCGCACTGCCGCAACTGGAGGGAGCGGGCAGCAGGACGGAAGAGATCACGGAACTCACCGCCCGCATCACGCAGTGGATGAACGGCGGCCTGGAGCCGGGCGAGATCGGAGTGGCCGTGCGCTACCTTCAGCTCGGCAGGGAGGTGGCCCAGGCACTCGAACGAGCCGGGATCCCGGTGAGTGTGCTCGGCACCTCGCGCGAGGGCGGGGACGGCGTCCGTATCGGCACGATGCACCGGATGAAGGGGCTGGAGTTCCGCTGTGTCGCCGTGGCGGGCGTCAGCGACGGAGTGGTCCCGCTGGCTGCGGCGCTGGCGCCGAAAGAGGTCGATGCACAGCAGTACCGAGACGACGTGCTGGGCGAACTGAACCTCCTTTTCGTCGCCTGCACCCGCGCCCGGGAGGAACTGCGGGTTTCCTGGCATGGTGCCCCGAGCCCGTTTCTCGCGATCTGA
- a CDS encoding class I SAM-dependent RNA methyltransferase translates to MRSEASAAHASLVGEEYEVEVGPVAHGGHCIARTAEGRVLFVRHSLPGERVIARVTEGEEHSRFLRADAVRVLEPAKDRVEAPCPFSGPGQCGGCDWQHVAPGAQRRFKGAVVTEQLARLAGLTPEQAGWDGTVEPAPGDKLPKGEVPAWRTRVQYAVDEEGRAGLRKHRSHEVVPVDHCMIAAPGVTELGVERRSWPQMDTVEAIAATGSNDRQVVLTPRPGGRLPLVELDKPVSVLRVDEKTGGVHRVHGRPFVRERAVDRTWRVGAGGFWQVHPQAAGLLVEAVMQGLMPRKGETALDLYCGVGLFAGALAERVGDTGAVLGIESGKRAVEDARHNLADLDRVRIEQGKVEQVLPRTGITEADLVVLDPPRAGAGAQTVRHLATLGARRIAYVACDPAALARDLKYFGESGYRVRRMRAFDLFPMTHHVECVAILEPVK, encoded by the coding sequence ATGCGATCCGAAGCCTCGGCAGCCCACGCGTCTCTGGTAGGCGAGGAGTACGAGGTCGAGGTGGGCCCGGTGGCGCACGGCGGCCACTGCATCGCCCGCACGGCCGAGGGGCGGGTGCTGTTCGTACGCCACAGCCTGCCGGGTGAGCGCGTGATCGCCCGCGTCACCGAGGGCGAGGAGCACTCGCGCTTCCTGCGGGCGGACGCGGTGCGGGTGCTGGAGCCGGCCAAGGACCGGGTCGAGGCCCCCTGCCCGTTCTCCGGCCCCGGCCAGTGCGGCGGCTGCGACTGGCAGCACGTGGCCCCGGGCGCGCAGCGCCGCTTCAAGGGCGCGGTCGTCACCGAGCAGCTGGCGCGACTGGCCGGGCTCACCCCGGAGCAGGCCGGCTGGGACGGCACCGTGGAGCCGGCCCCGGGTGACAAGCTCCCCAAGGGCGAGGTCCCGGCCTGGCGCACCCGGGTGCAGTACGCGGTCGACGAGGAGGGCCGGGCGGGCCTGCGCAAGCACCGCTCGCACGAGGTGGTCCCCGTCGACCACTGCATGATCGCGGCGCCCGGAGTGACCGAGCTGGGCGTGGAGCGCCGCTCGTGGCCGCAGATGGACACGGTGGAGGCGATCGCCGCCACCGGCTCGAACGACCGCCAGGTCGTCCTGACCCCGCGCCCCGGCGGCCGGCTGCCGCTGGTCGAGCTGGACAAGCCGGTCTCGGTGCTGCGGGTCGACGAGAAGACCGGCGGCGTGCACCGCGTCCACGGCCGCCCCTTCGTCCGCGAGCGGGCCGTCGACCGCACCTGGCGCGTCGGCGCCGGCGGCTTCTGGCAGGTCCACCCCCAGGCGGCCGGCCTCCTGGTCGAGGCCGTCATGCAGGGCCTCATGCCGCGCAAGGGCGAGACGGCCCTGGACCTCTACTGCGGCGTCGGCCTCTTCGCGGGGGCACTGGCGGAGCGGGTCGGCGACACGGGTGCCGTCCTCGGCATCGAGTCCGGCAAGCGCGCCGTCGAGGACGCCCGCCACAACCTGGCCGACCTGGACCGCGTCCGCATCGAGCAGGGCAAGGTCGAACAGGTCCTGCCCCGCACCGGCATCACCGAGGCCGACCTCGTCGTCCTCGACCCACCCCGAGCCGGCGCCGGCGCCCAGACCGTCCGCCACCTCGCCACCCTCGGCGCCCGCCGCATCGCCTACGTGGCCTGCGACCCGGCCGCCCTGGCGAGGGACCTGAAGTACTTCGGCGAGTCGGGCTACCGAGTGCGCCGGATGCGGGCGTTCGATCTGTTCCCGATGACGCACCATGTGGAGTGCGTGGCGATTCTGGAGCCGGTGAAGTAG
- a CDS encoding APC family permease yields MSKLTDIPKRILIGRALRSDKLGETLLPKRIALPVFASDPLSSVAYAPGEVLLVLSVAGVSAYSYSPWIAVAVVVLMFTVVASYRQNVHAYPSGGGDYEVANVNLGPKAGLTVASALLVDYVLTVAVSISSGVENLGSAVPFVVEHKELSAVTIILLLTLMNLRGVRESGKLFAIPTYVFIAGVFLLLAWGAYRGLVRGDDMNAPTAGYEIQPEHTGLAGFALVFLLLRAFSSGCAALTGVEAISNGVPAFRKPKSKNAASTLALMGGLAVTMFCGIIALAMATDVKMAENPAHDLLKDGKPVGEDYTQNPVISQVAAAVFGDGTFMFVVLAAATALVLFLAANTAYNGFPLLGSILAQDRYLPRQLHTRGDRLAFSNGIVLLAGAAAVLVYIYGADSTKLIQLYIVGVFVSFTLSQTGMVRHWNRHLRTERDPAARRRMIRSRAINTFGAFFTGLVLVVVLLTKFTHGAWVALLGMVIFYVTMSAIRRHYDGVAEELTADDAPYDDAVRPSRVHAIVLVSKIHKPTLRALAYAKLMRSDKLEAVSVGVDAAETKALQNEWHERGLDVPLKVLDSPYREITRPVIDYVKSLRRESPRDVVSVYIPEYVVGRWYEHLLHNQSALRLKGRLLFTPGVMVTSVPWQLDSSELARKRARKRAEWNAPGSVRRGPVPVQQQAQPKEEKAAVKK; encoded by the coding sequence GTGTCCAAACTGACCGACATCCCGAAACGGATACTGATCGGCAGGGCGCTGCGCAGCGACAAGCTGGGAGAAACCCTCCTCCCCAAGCGCATCGCCCTGCCGGTCTTCGCCTCCGACCCGCTGTCCTCCGTGGCGTACGCACCCGGCGAGGTTCTGCTCGTCCTGTCCGTGGCGGGAGTGTCGGCCTACAGCTACAGCCCGTGGATCGCCGTCGCGGTCGTCGTGCTCATGTTCACGGTGGTCGCCTCCTACCGGCAGAACGTGCACGCCTACCCGAGCGGCGGCGGCGACTACGAGGTCGCCAACGTCAACCTCGGTCCCAAGGCCGGACTGACCGTGGCCAGCGCGCTCCTCGTGGACTACGTGCTCACCGTCGCGGTGTCGATCTCCTCGGGCGTGGAGAACCTCGGCTCCGCGGTCCCGTTCGTGGTCGAGCACAAGGAACTCTCCGCGGTCACGATCATCCTGCTGCTGACGCTGATGAACCTGCGCGGCGTGCGGGAGTCCGGCAAGCTCTTCGCGATCCCCACATACGTCTTCATCGCCGGCGTCTTCCTGCTCCTGGCCTGGGGCGCCTACCGCGGCCTGGTCCGCGGCGACGACATGAACGCCCCCACCGCCGGCTACGAGATCCAGCCCGAGCACACCGGGCTCGCCGGCTTCGCGCTGGTCTTCCTGCTGCTGCGGGCCTTCTCCTCCGGCTGTGCCGCGCTCACCGGCGTCGAGGCGATCAGCAACGGCGTGCCCGCCTTCCGCAAGCCCAAGAGCAAGAACGCCGCCTCCACGCTGGCCCTGATGGGCGGCCTCGCCGTCACCATGTTCTGCGGCATCATCGCGCTGGCCATGGCCACCGACGTGAAGATGGCCGAGAACCCGGCGCACGACCTGCTCAAGGACGGCAAGCCGGTCGGCGAGGACTACACCCAGAACCCGGTGATCTCGCAGGTCGCGGCCGCCGTCTTCGGCGACGGCACCTTCATGTTCGTGGTGCTGGCCGCGGCCACCGCCCTGGTGCTGTTCCTGGCCGCCAACACCGCGTACAACGGCTTCCCGCTGCTGGGCTCGATCCTCGCCCAGGACCGCTATCTGCCCCGCCAGCTGCACACCCGCGGCGACCGGCTCGCGTTCTCCAACGGCATCGTGCTGCTGGCCGGCGCCGCCGCCGTGCTGGTCTACATCTACGGCGCGGACTCCACGAAGCTCATCCAGCTCTACATCGTCGGCGTCTTCGTCTCCTTCACGCTCAGCCAGACCGGCATGGTGCGGCACTGGAACCGTCACCTGCGCACCGAGCGCGACCCGGCGGCCCGCCGGCGCATGATCCGCTCCCGCGCGATCAACACCTTCGGCGCCTTCTTCACCGGCCTGGTGCTGGTCGTGGTGCTGCTCACGAAGTTCACCCACGGTGCCTGGGTGGCGCTGCTCGGCATGGTGATCTTCTACGTGACCATGTCCGCGATCCGCCGCCACTACGACGGCGTCGCCGAGGAGCTGACGGCCGACGACGCCCCGTACGACGACGCCGTCCGCCCCTCCCGGGTGCACGCCATCGTCCTCGTCTCCAAGATCCACAAGCCGACGCTGCGCGCCCTGGCCTACGCCAAGCTCATGCGCTCGGACAAGCTGGAGGCGGTGAGCGTCGGCGTCGACGCCGCGGAGACCAAGGCCCTCCAGAACGAGTGGCACGAGCGAGGCCTCGACGTCCCGCTGAAGGTCCTCGACTCGCCCTACCGCGAGATCACCCGACCCGTGATCGACTACGTCAAGAGCCTCCGTCGGGAGAGCCCGCGCGACGTGGTCAGCGTCTACATCCCGGAGTACGTGGTCGGCCGCTGGTACGAGCACCTCCTCCACAACCAGAGCGCCCTCCGCCTCAAGGGCCGCCTGCTCTTCACCCCCGGTGTGATGGTCACCTCCGTCCCCTGGCAGCTCGACTCCTCCGAACTCGCCCGCAAGCGCGCCCGCAAGCGGGCCGAGTGGAACGCGCCGGGCTCGGTGCGACGGGGGCCGGTGCCGGTGCAGCAGCAGGCGCAGCCGAAGGAAGAGAAGGCGGCGGTCAAGAAGTAG
- a CDS encoding cytochrome P450 translates to MELPGGVVAWAITEQTLLKELLVDPRVSKDPRQHWPKWINGEVSPEWPLFTWVAVRNMFTAYGGDHKRLRGLVSKAFTGKRTAALRPRIEQIVTDLLDDLAAAPEGELVDLREGYAYPIPIQVICELFGINDEDTREGLRRCVDSIFHTSADPAEVTATYAEVYAILGGLVAEKRQKPADDLTTGLITAREEDGDSRLTEQEMVDTLLLMISAGHETTVNLLDNAIHLLLTHPDQLALVRAGKASWDDVIDEALRLEAPVANLPLRYAVEDVELADGTVLAKGDAILIAYAAAGRDTALHGEDADRFDITREVKDHLAFGHGVHYCLGVTLARLEATIALPALFERFPGLSLEVPEEGLQHVESFISNGHRGLPARLG, encoded by the coding sequence GTGGAGCTCCCTGGCGGCGTGGTGGCGTGGGCGATAACCGAGCAGACCCTGCTCAAGGAACTGCTCGTCGACCCCCGGGTCTCCAAGGACCCGCGGCAGCACTGGCCGAAGTGGATCAACGGCGAGGTCTCCCCGGAGTGGCCGCTGTTCACCTGGGTCGCGGTGCGGAACATGTTCACGGCGTACGGCGGTGACCACAAGCGGCTCCGCGGCCTGGTCTCCAAGGCGTTCACCGGCAAGCGCACCGCCGCGCTCCGCCCGCGCATCGAGCAGATCGTCACCGACCTGCTGGACGACCTGGCCGCCGCCCCCGAGGGCGAGCTGGTGGACCTGCGCGAGGGGTACGCGTACCCGATCCCGATCCAGGTGATCTGCGAGCTGTTCGGCATCAACGACGAGGACACCCGCGAGGGCCTGCGCCGCTGCGTGGACTCGATCTTCCACACCTCCGCCGACCCGGCCGAGGTCACCGCCACCTACGCCGAGGTCTACGCCATCCTGGGCGGGCTCGTCGCCGAGAAGCGCCAGAAGCCGGCCGACGACCTCACCACCGGCCTGATCACCGCCCGGGAGGAGGACGGAGACTCCCGGCTCACCGAGCAGGAGATGGTCGACACCCTGCTGCTGATGATCAGCGCCGGCCACGAGACCACCGTCAACCTCCTCGACAACGCCATCCACCTGCTGCTCACCCACCCCGACCAGCTCGCGCTGGTCCGCGCCGGGAAGGCGAGCTGGGACGACGTGATCGACGAGGCGCTGCGGCTGGAGGCGCCGGTGGCGAACCTGCCGCTGCGCTACGCGGTGGAGGACGTCGAGCTCGCCGACGGCACCGTCCTCGCCAAGGGTGACGCGATTCTCATCGCGTACGCCGCCGCGGGGCGGGACACCGCGCTGCACGGCGAGGACGCCGACCGCTTCGACATCACCCGGGAGGTCAAGGACCACCTGGCCTTCGGCCACGGCGTGCACTACTGCCTGGGCGTGACCCTGGCCCGGCTGGAGGCCACCATCGCCCTCCCGGCGCTCTTCGAGCGCTTCCCGGGGCTGTCGCTGGAGGTCCCGGAGGAGGGGCTCCAGCATGTCGAGTCCTTCATCTCCAATGGTCACCGGGGCCTTCCGGCCCGACTCGGCTGA
- a CDS encoding cytochrome P450, translating into MTYRPDAGVAPPPGCPAHAGGPGHAGAGVPIYGPDFAADPHSVYARLRQYGQVVPVELAPGVQANLVLGYQAALEVLRSPEKFGKDARRWKALADGRVPPDSPVVPMMHYRPNCLFSDGEAHRRLRSAVTDSMERVDPNAMRGYVEHAADTLIDRFATTGQADLLGEYAKILPLLVFNQVFGCPPALGERLVEGMSGIFDGVDAERANALLTETLLELVALKRRHPGPDIISWMMAHPVRLSDEEMIHQLVVLMGAGTQPQQNLIANALRLLLSDERFAGDLAGGSLPVDDALDEVLWLDPPMANYAVHYPLHDMDFAGVRLREGEPVVVSLAAANNDPVLASDHRTGNRAHLAWSAGPHVCPAKDSARLAAGIAVEKLLDRIPDMELAVPADQLQWRPGPFHRAMTALPVRFPPVPLTVTTPLPTPAPVSETVPVRDHIDENFGVSRWNASSASRDLLSSTPPAAISTQRPPASAPRGRRRAWSSLAAWWRGR; encoded by the coding sequence GTGACCTACCGTCCTGACGCCGGCGTCGCGCCGCCCCCCGGCTGCCCCGCGCACGCCGGCGGACCGGGGCACGCCGGCGCCGGCGTGCCGATCTACGGACCCGACTTCGCGGCCGATCCGCACAGCGTCTACGCCCGGCTGCGGCAGTACGGGCAGGTGGTCCCGGTCGAGCTGGCACCCGGGGTGCAGGCCAACCTGGTGCTCGGCTACCAGGCGGCGCTGGAGGTGCTGCGCAGCCCGGAGAAGTTCGGCAAGGACGCCCGCCGCTGGAAGGCACTGGCGGACGGCCGGGTTCCGCCGGACAGTCCGGTGGTGCCGATGATGCACTACCGCCCCAACTGTCTGTTCTCCGACGGCGAGGCGCACCGCCGGCTGCGGTCCGCGGTCACCGACAGCATGGAGCGGGTCGACCCCAACGCGATGCGCGGCTACGTCGAGCACGCCGCGGACACCCTCATCGACCGCTTCGCCACCACCGGCCAGGCGGACCTGCTCGGCGAGTACGCCAAGATCCTGCCGCTGCTCGTCTTCAACCAGGTCTTCGGCTGCCCGCCGGCGCTGGGGGAACGGCTGGTGGAGGGCATGTCCGGGATCTTCGACGGCGTCGACGCCGAGCGGGCCAACGCCCTGCTCACCGAGACGCTGCTGGAGCTGGTCGCCCTCAAGCGGCGGCACCCCGGCCCGGACATCATCTCCTGGATGATGGCGCACCCGGTGCGGCTCAGCGACGAGGAGATGATCCACCAGCTGGTCGTCCTCATGGGCGCCGGCACCCAGCCCCAGCAGAACCTGATCGCCAACGCGCTGCGGCTGCTCCTCTCCGACGAGCGCTTCGCCGGCGACCTCGCCGGCGGCAGCCTGCCGGTGGACGACGCGCTGGACGAGGTGCTGTGGCTGGACCCCCCGATGGCCAACTACGCCGTGCACTACCCGCTGCACGACATGGACTTCGCCGGGGTCCGGCTGCGCGAGGGCGAACCGGTGGTCGTCAGCCTCGCGGCCGCCAACAACGACCCGGTCCTCGCCTCCGACCACCGCACCGGCAACCGCGCCCACCTGGCCTGGAGCGCCGGCCCGCATGTCTGCCCCGCCAAGGACTCGGCCCGGCTGGCCGCCGGGATCGCGGTCGAGAAGCTGCTGGACCGCATCCCGGACATGGAGCTCGCCGTCCCGGCGGACCAGCTCCAGTGGCGACCCGGCCCCTTCCACCGCGCCATGACCGCGCTGCCGGTCCGCTTCCCCCCGGTACCCCTGACGGTGACGACGCCGCTGCCGACGCCGGCGCCGGTCTCCGAGACCGTACCCGTGCGTGACCACATCGACGAGAACTTCGGAGTGAGCCGATGGAACGCCAGTTCAGCCAGTCGGGACCTGTTGTCATCGACCCCACCGGCCGCGATATCCACGCAGAGGCCGCCCGCATCCGCGCCCAGGGGCCGGCGACGCGCGTGGAGCTCCCTGGCGGCGTGGTGGCGTGGGCGATAA
- a CDS encoding ATP/GTP-binding protein: MDSALASDNGVYLRQTVRTAAKLLVVGHFAVGKTTFVGSLSEIRPLRTEETMTQAGALVDDLAGIKDKTTTTVAMDFGRLTLSDSLVLYLFGAPGQQRFTRLWQDMTRGALGALVLADTRRLEQSFDVMGLLEEHGLPYAVAVNHFDGAPVHAEEEIREALDLLPETPLVTCDARDRTSSTKALIALVQYLHSRSASSQEHV; this comes from the coding sequence GCCTCTGACAACGGCGTCTATCTGCGTCAGACCGTACGGACCGCGGCCAAGCTGCTGGTCGTCGGGCACTTCGCCGTCGGCAAGACGACCTTCGTCGGCTCGCTGTCGGAGATCCGGCCGCTGCGCACCGAGGAGACCATGACCCAGGCCGGCGCGCTCGTCGACGACCTGGCCGGCATCAAGGACAAGACCACCACCACCGTCGCCATGGACTTCGGGCGGCTCACCCTCAGCGACTCACTGGTCCTGTACCTGTTCGGCGCGCCCGGGCAGCAGCGCTTCACCCGGCTGTGGCAGGACATGACGCGCGGCGCCCTGGGCGCGCTGGTGCTCGCCGACACCCGCCGCCTGGAGCAGTCCTTCGACGTGATGGGCCTGCTGGAGGAGCACGGGCTGCCGTACGCCGTCGCCGTCAACCACTTCGACGGCGCCCCGGTGCACGCCGAGGAGGAGATACGCGAGGCGCTCGACCTGCTTCCGGAGACCCCGCTGGTCACCTGCGACGCCCGCGACCGGACCTCCTCCACCAAGGCGCTCATCGCGCTCGTCCAGTACCTGCACTCCCGTTCCGCCTCTTCCCAGGAGCATGTGTGA